The sequence TTTTCCGAGGTAATACCTGATCCTGCAAGTATAGGGACAAGAGTAACAAAGACGGCTTCGGGAATAGACCAAATAGATATAGCTTCGCCTAATAGAAATGGAACAAGCTACAATTCATTAAAAGAATTACAGGTAAGTGAACAGGGGCTGATACTGAACAATAATAAACATGT comes from Leptotrichia sp. OH3620_COT-345 and encodes:
- a CDS encoding filamentous hemagglutinin N-terminal domain-containing protein, encoding FSEVIPDPASIGTRVTKTASGIDQIDIASPNRNGTSYNSLKELQVSEQGLILNNNKHVVVNTHIAGLVVRNRNLDNGITANLIITEVTGKNKSNING